One segment of Brassica napus cultivar Da-Ae chromosome C3, Da-Ae, whole genome shotgun sequence DNA contains the following:
- the LOC125584196 gene encoding uncharacterized protein LOC125584196 isoform X1: protein MCGCMLYTSPTTDRQGEASVGEDPRERGQYESEVHRSGGAQSHQRTDKETDRQFFGRLAQESIAAYNIREGTSFEFVEVEKANLYRNKGYIYFITFVAKDLCDQTKVFQAKVCNVFCREIEHSFCRLKPGQQVECKEDSKRVVKKPRYNTRSNKRACRCH from the exons ATGTGTGGTTGCATGCTTTATACGTCTCCAACGACAGACCGACAAGGAGAAGCTTCTGTTGGAGAGGATCCGAGGGAAAGAGGACAGTACGAGTCAGAAGTACACAGATCAGGAGGAGCGCAGTCTCATCAACGAACAGATAA AGAAACTGATAGGCAGTTTTTCGGAAGATTGGCTCAGGAATCCATTGCAGCTTACAACATTAGAGAG GGGACCAGTTTTGAATTTGTTGAGGTCGAGAAAGCAAATCTGTACAGGAATAAAGGGTACATTTACTTCATCACATTTGTAGCCAAGGATCTTTGCGACCAGACCAAAGTCTTTCAAGCTAAGGTCTGCAATGTTTTCTGTAGAGAGATTGAGCACAGCTTCTGCAGGCTTAAACCAGGTCAACAAG TAGAATGCAAGGAAGATTCTAAGAGAGTTGTGAAGAAACCAAGGTATAATACAAGATCGAACAAGCGTGCGTGCCGATGTCATTAA
- the LOC125584196 gene encoding uncharacterized protein LOC125584196 isoform X9, whose protein sequence is MASSSRKDYEIISDPFDPRCVVACFIRLQRQTDKEKLLLERIRGKEDSTSQKYTDQEERSLINEQINWLRNPLQLTTLERGPVLNLLRSRKQICTGIKERLSTASAGLNQVNKNARKILREL, encoded by the exons ATGGCTTCATCGAGTAGAAAAGATTACGAAATCATCAGTGATCCGTTCGATCCACGATGTGTGGTTGCATGCTTTATACGTCTCCAACGACAGACCGACAAGGAGAAGCTTCTGTTGGAGAGGATCCGAGGGAAAGAGGACAGTACGAGTCAGAAGTACACAGATCAGGAGGAGCGCAGTCTCATCAACGAACAGATAA ATTGGCTCAGGAATCCATTGCAGCTTACAACATTAGAGAG GGGACCAGTTTTGAATTTGTTGAGGTCGAGAAAGCAAATCTGTACAGGAATAAAGG AGAGATTGAGCACAGCTTCTGCAGGCTTAAACCAGGTCAACAAG AATGCAAGGAAGATTCTAAGAGAGTTGTGA
- the LOC125584196 gene encoding uncharacterized protein LOC125584196 isoform X2: MCGCMLYTSPTTDRQGEASVGEDPRERGQYESEVHRSGGAQSHQRTDKETDRQFFGRLAQESIAAYNIREGTSFEFVEVEKANLYRNKGYIYFITFVAKDLCDQTKVFQAKVCNVFCREIEHSFCRLKPGQQECKEDSKRVVKKPRYNTRSNKRACRCH, translated from the exons ATGTGTGGTTGCATGCTTTATACGTCTCCAACGACAGACCGACAAGGAGAAGCTTCTGTTGGAGAGGATCCGAGGGAAAGAGGACAGTACGAGTCAGAAGTACACAGATCAGGAGGAGCGCAGTCTCATCAACGAACAGATAA AGAAACTGATAGGCAGTTTTTCGGAAGATTGGCTCAGGAATCCATTGCAGCTTACAACATTAGAGAG GGGACCAGTTTTGAATTTGTTGAGGTCGAGAAAGCAAATCTGTACAGGAATAAAGGGTACATTTACTTCATCACATTTGTAGCCAAGGATCTTTGCGACCAGACCAAAGTCTTTCAAGCTAAGGTCTGCAATGTTTTCTGTAGAGAGATTGAGCACAGCTTCTGCAGGCTTAAACCAGGTCAACAAG AATGCAAGGAAGATTCTAAGAGAGTTGTGAAGAAACCAAGGTATAATACAAGATCGAACAAGCGTGCGTGCCGATGTCATTAA
- the LOC125584196 gene encoding uncharacterized protein LOC125584196 isoform X4 — protein MCGCMLYTSPTTDRQGEASVGEDPRERGQYESEVHRSGGAQSHQRTDKQFFGRLAQESIAAYNIREGTSFEFVEVEKANLYRNKGYIYFITFVAKDLCDQTKVFQAKVCNVFCREIEHSFCRLKPGQQECKEDSKRVVKKPRYNTRSNKRACRCH, from the exons ATGTGTGGTTGCATGCTTTATACGTCTCCAACGACAGACCGACAAGGAGAAGCTTCTGTTGGAGAGGATCCGAGGGAAAGAGGACAGTACGAGTCAGAAGTACACAGATCAGGAGGAGCGCAGTCTCATCAACGAACAGATAA GCAGTTTTTCGGAAGATTGGCTCAGGAATCCATTGCAGCTTACAACATTAGAGAG GGGACCAGTTTTGAATTTGTTGAGGTCGAGAAAGCAAATCTGTACAGGAATAAAGGGTACATTTACTTCATCACATTTGTAGCCAAGGATCTTTGCGACCAGACCAAAGTCTTTCAAGCTAAGGTCTGCAATGTTTTCTGTAGAGAGATTGAGCACAGCTTCTGCAGGCTTAAACCAGGTCAACAAG AATGCAAGGAAGATTCTAAGAGAGTTGTGAAGAAACCAAGGTATAATACAAGATCGAACAAGCGTGCGTGCCGATGTCATTAA
- the LOC125584196 gene encoding uncharacterized protein LOC125584196 isoform X3 — MCGCMLYTSPTTDRQGEASVGEDPRERGQYESEVHRSGGAQSHQRTDKQFFGRLAQESIAAYNIREGTSFEFVEVEKANLYRNKGYIYFITFVAKDLCDQTKVFQAKVCNVFCREIEHSFCRLKPGQQVECKEDSKRVVKKPRYNTRSNKRACRCH; from the exons ATGTGTGGTTGCATGCTTTATACGTCTCCAACGACAGACCGACAAGGAGAAGCTTCTGTTGGAGAGGATCCGAGGGAAAGAGGACAGTACGAGTCAGAAGTACACAGATCAGGAGGAGCGCAGTCTCATCAACGAACAGATAA GCAGTTTTTCGGAAGATTGGCTCAGGAATCCATTGCAGCTTACAACATTAGAGAG GGGACCAGTTTTGAATTTGTTGAGGTCGAGAAAGCAAATCTGTACAGGAATAAAGGGTACATTTACTTCATCACATTTGTAGCCAAGGATCTTTGCGACCAGACCAAAGTCTTTCAAGCTAAGGTCTGCAATGTTTTCTGTAGAGAGATTGAGCACAGCTTCTGCAGGCTTAAACCAGGTCAACAAG TAGAATGCAAGGAAGATTCTAAGAGAGTTGTGAAGAAACCAAGGTATAATACAAGATCGAACAAGCGTGCGTGCCGATGTCATTAA
- the LOC125584196 gene encoding uncharacterized protein LOC125584196 isoform X5 — protein MCGCMLYTSPTTDRQGEASVGEDPRERGQYESEVHRSGGAQSHQRTDKLAQESIAAYNIREGTSFEFVEVEKANLYRNKGYIYFITFVAKDLCDQTKVFQAKVCNVFCREIEHSFCRLKPGQQVECKEDSKRVVKKPRYNTRSNKRACRCH, from the exons ATGTGTGGTTGCATGCTTTATACGTCTCCAACGACAGACCGACAAGGAGAAGCTTCTGTTGGAGAGGATCCGAGGGAAAGAGGACAGTACGAGTCAGAAGTACACAGATCAGGAGGAGCGCAGTCTCATCAACGAACAGATAA ATTGGCTCAGGAATCCATTGCAGCTTACAACATTAGAGAG GGGACCAGTTTTGAATTTGTTGAGGTCGAGAAAGCAAATCTGTACAGGAATAAAGGGTACATTTACTTCATCACATTTGTAGCCAAGGATCTTTGCGACCAGACCAAAGTCTTTCAAGCTAAGGTCTGCAATGTTTTCTGTAGAGAGATTGAGCACAGCTTCTGCAGGCTTAAACCAGGTCAACAAG TAGAATGCAAGGAAGATTCTAAGAGAGTTGTGAAGAAACCAAGGTATAATACAAGATCGAACAAGCGTGCGTGCCGATGTCATTAA
- the LOC125584196 gene encoding uncharacterized protein LOC125584196 isoform X8 — MASSSRKDYEIISDPFDPRCVVACFIRLQRQTDKEKLLLERIRGKEDSTSQKYTDQEERSLINEQISSFSEDWLRNPLQLTTLERGPVLNLLRSRKQICTGIKERLSTASAGLNQVNKNARKILREL; from the exons ATGGCTTCATCGAGTAGAAAAGATTACGAAATCATCAGTGATCCGTTCGATCCACGATGTGTGGTTGCATGCTTTATACGTCTCCAACGACAGACCGACAAGGAGAAGCTTCTGTTGGAGAGGATCCGAGGGAAAGAGGACAGTACGAGTCAGAAGTACACAGATCAGGAGGAGCGCAGTCTCATCAACGAACAGATAA GCAGTTTTTCGGAAGATTGGCTCAGGAATCCATTGCAGCTTACAACATTAGAGAG GGGACCAGTTTTGAATTTGTTGAGGTCGAGAAAGCAAATCTGTACAGGAATAAAGG AGAGATTGAGCACAGCTTCTGCAGGCTTAAACCAGGTCAACAAG AATGCAAGGAAGATTCTAAGAGAGTTGTGA
- the LOC125584196 gene encoding uncharacterized protein LOC125584196 isoform X7, translating to MCGCMLYTSPTTDRQGEASVGEDPRERGQYESEVHRSGGAQSHQRTDKETDRQFFGRLAQESIAAYNIREGTSFEFVEVEKANLYRNKGEIEHSFCRLKPGQQECKEDSKRVVKKPRYNTRSNKRACRCH from the exons ATGTGTGGTTGCATGCTTTATACGTCTCCAACGACAGACCGACAAGGAGAAGCTTCTGTTGGAGAGGATCCGAGGGAAAGAGGACAGTACGAGTCAGAAGTACACAGATCAGGAGGAGCGCAGTCTCATCAACGAACAGATAA AGAAACTGATAGGCAGTTTTTCGGAAGATTGGCTCAGGAATCCATTGCAGCTTACAACATTAGAGAG GGGACCAGTTTTGAATTTGTTGAGGTCGAGAAAGCAAATCTGTACAGGAATAAAGG AGAGATTGAGCACAGCTTCTGCAGGCTTAAACCAGGTCAACAAG AATGCAAGGAAGATTCTAAGAGAGTTGTGAAGAAACCAAGGTATAATACAAGATCGAACAAGCGTGCGTGCCGATGTCATTAA
- the LOC125584196 gene encoding uncharacterized protein LOC125584196 isoform X6, translating into MCGCMLYTSPTTDRQGEASVGEDPRERGQYESEVHRSGGAQSHQRTDKETDRQFFGRLAQESIAAYNIREGTSFEFVEVEKANLYRNKGEIEHSFCRLKPGQQVECKEDSKRVVKKPRYNTRSNKRACRCH; encoded by the exons ATGTGTGGTTGCATGCTTTATACGTCTCCAACGACAGACCGACAAGGAGAAGCTTCTGTTGGAGAGGATCCGAGGGAAAGAGGACAGTACGAGTCAGAAGTACACAGATCAGGAGGAGCGCAGTCTCATCAACGAACAGATAA AGAAACTGATAGGCAGTTTTTCGGAAGATTGGCTCAGGAATCCATTGCAGCTTACAACATTAGAGAG GGGACCAGTTTTGAATTTGTTGAGGTCGAGAAAGCAAATCTGTACAGGAATAAAGG AGAGATTGAGCACAGCTTCTGCAGGCTTAAACCAGGTCAACAAG TAGAATGCAAGGAAGATTCTAAGAGAGTTGTGAAGAAACCAAGGTATAATACAAGATCGAACAAGCGTGCGTGCCGATGTCATTAA
- the LOC106436489 gene encoding uncharacterized protein LOC106436489 — translation MASSSRIDYEIISDPLNPRCVVACFNYSIFGEVTEEDKLLLERIRGKEDNTSPKYTDQEERNLINKQISKSQGFDVDFSKFRCLFDFYPSFLDECHSTLITETDRQFFGRLAQESVADYNVREGTSFEFVEVEKTNLYRNKGYIYFITFVAKDPCDQTKVFQAKVCNVLCREIEHSFCRLKPGQKGECNEDSKRVVKKPKCNTRSNKGVITNVS, via the exons ATGGCTTCATCGAGTAGAATAGACTACGAAATCATCAGTGATCCGTTAAATCCTAGATGCGTGGTTGCATGCTTTAACTACTCTATCTTTGGAGAAGTGACCGAGGAGGATAAACTTCTGTTGGAGAGGATCCGAGGGAAAGAGGACAATACGAGTCCAAAGTACACAGATCAGGAGGAGCGCAATCTCATCAACAAACAGATCAGTAAGTCACAG GGATTTGACGTGGATTTTTCCAAGTTCCGATGCCTTTTCGATTTCTACCCTTCGTTTCTTGATGAATGCCATTCAACCTTAATAACAGAAACCGATAGGCAGTTTTTCGGAAGATTGGCTCAGGAATCCGTTGCGGATTACAACGTTAGAGAG GGGACCAGTTTTGAATTTGTTGAGGTCGAGAAAACAAATCTGTACAGAAATAAAGGGTACATTTACTTCATCACATTTGTAGCCAAGGATCCTTGCGACCAGACCAAAGTCTTTCAAGCTAAGGTCTGCAATGTCTTATGTAGAGAGATTGAGCACAGTTTCTGCAGGCTCAAACCCGGTCAGAAAG GAGAATGCAATGAAGATTCTAAGAGAGTTGTGAAGAAACCAAAGTGTAACACAAGATCGAACAAGGGTGTCATTACCAATGTGTCTTAG